The following nucleotide sequence is from Mucilaginibacter sp. cycad4.
GATGAGCTTTTCGGTCGCGTAACACGTGAAGGAGTATGGAAACTGGTTTCCCTCCAAACTCGTACTGTCTACCTTGATCTGCTGCGAGATATTCGCAGAGATCAGGTTATTGAAATAACCGGACTCTTTGAGGTTATCATACTGGTGTTTGGCGGATTCGTCGGCCAGGTAAAGCGCCTTGGAGATATTGGCCCGTATAGCCTGGTCATCCGGGCTGAGATTAAAAAAATCCTCGTGGAAAGTCTTGATATGATCCCGCAGCTCTACCGGCAGGTTGCTCTTCCGGTCAGAAGCGATCGCCTCCAGCACTTTCCCGTTATAGAGGATATGGACGGTTTGTTGTGCCCTGGCAACGGTTTTACCATTGATGTAACAAACAAAACAGGTAACGAAAATATTTGCGGCGATCAGCACGATGCTGAAAACTTTGATGTGCTTAAAGGCGGTGTCGATATTTTTGAGATGTGTAAACATGGCAATCGTATTTGGTTAAGGTTTTTTTTGATCACCGGTTAAGCGCCCGGCCTGGTAATTGTCGCCGTGATTCTCCCTGCCGCCGGACCGGTATCCCGCTGCAAGATCACCGGGCGCTGAAGCAAGATTAAAAACACCGTTTAAGACCCGCTGCCCGCCGGCCGTACCCGCTTGGGTAATCGTACGGGAAGACTGGCTGATCAGCGTATTTACTTTTTGCAATAAACCGTTTGCACCGCCTGCATTCACTATATATCCGGCAATGTTGGGCACCGTGAAATAACCGAGGATGCCAATGATCAGGAAGATCAGGTATGCGGTATCAGTGGCACTGAAGAATGTATCACCGGTGTTTTCGACCTGCGAGATA
It contains:
- the traK gene encoding conjugative transposon protein TraK, translated to MFTHLKNIDTAFKHIKVFSIVLIAANIFVTCFVCYINGKTVARAQQTVHILYNGKVLEAIASDRKSNLPVELRDHIKTFHEDFFNLSPDDQAIRANISKALYLADESAKHQYDNLKESGYFNNLISANISQQIKVDSTSLEGNQFPYSFTCYATEKLIRASSTVTRKLVTRGEVRDMQQQTDNNPHGFLIQHWQVLTNRDTTIKN